In the genome of Diorhabda carinulata isolate Delta chromosome Y, icDioCari1.1, whole genome shotgun sequence, one region contains:
- the LOC130902917 gene encoding uncharacterized protein LOC130902917, giving the protein MPAVNVDVSKLKVPDHINLADPTFFKSSKIEILIGADIFWEVICAGQIPLGRNNPILQKTQFGWIVSGPIGVKSSSVACNFIQNDNVDTDIQKCLTKFWEVKETPLKLPRSNEENACEEHFKRYTKQDKDGRFVVTLPFKENPEKLGSSREIAIKRFMSLERKLEGDARLKKLYDDFMREYEDLNHMSRIQDTETDKSSYYMPHHGVIKNDSLTMKLRVVFDASSPTSSGLSLNNLQYVGPTLQQTLFSILLRFRQHELVVSADITKMYRQILIEPEQHRFQRILWRQKPSDTLTTYELKTVTYGTTAAS; this is encoded by the coding sequence ATGCCAGCAGTAAATGTTGATGTTTCAAAGCTAAAGGTGCCTGACCACATAAATTTAGCAGACCCAACCTTTTTCAAATCAAGcaaaatcgaaattttgataGGAGCAGACATATTCTGGGAGGTCATCTGTGCTGGGCAGATACCTTTAGGCCGAAACAACCCCATACTGCAAAAAACTCAATTCGGTTGGATAGTATCCGGTCCAATCGGCGTAAAATCTAGTTCGGTCGCATGCAACTTTATACAAAATGACAATGTCGATACGgatattcaaaaatgtttgacTAAGTTTTGGGAAGTGAAAGAAACACCCTTAAAGTTACCAAGGTCGAATGAGGAAAATGCGTGTGAAGAACATTTTAAGCGATACACTAAACAAGATAAAGACGGGCGTTTTGTAGTAACGTTACCGTTTAAGGAGAATCCTGAAAAACTAGGAAGCTCACGGGAAATAGCAATAAAGCGATTCATGTCTTTAGAACGCAAATTAGAAGGGGACGCAcgcttgaaaaaattatatgacGATTTTATGCGCGAATACGAGGATTTAAACCATATGAGTAGGATACAGGATACCGAAACTGACAAAAGTTCCTACTATATGCCTCACCATGgagttataaaaaatgatagcTTGACAATGAAGCTTAGAGTCGTTTTTGACGCGTCGTCGCCAACTTCTTCCGGATTATCGCTTAATAACTTACAATATGTCGGTCCCACCCTTCAACAAactcttttttctattttgttaagATTTAGGCAACATGAATTGGTAGTAAGCGCGGACATTACAAAGATGTATCGCCAGATTCTAATAGAGCCCGAGCAACACCGGTTTCAGCGGATTTTATGGAGACAAAAGCCGAGTGATACGTTAACTACATACGAATTAAAAACCGTAACGTACGGTACAACAGCGGCATCATAA
- the LOC130902916 gene encoding uncharacterized protein LOC130902916, producing MHGFSDASEDAFGSCIYLRSIDANGEVFTSLLCAKSKAAPLKTVTLPRLELMAAVTLVRLSNEVKRSLRIKIDQCVYWSDSTVVLGWLKHPPNQLKPFVANRVAEIQDLSAADSWRHVPTKSNPADLVSRGVKPRNLLNNSLWWEGPPFLKERKESWPECLNKNENLPDIRKQKVNLLISCSENDFIKHFSDVNKLKRITAYIRCFYLNCKAKGNSELSNSGPLEVSELDGALNCLTKLSQGEFFHRDINKLNKNKPAADCKIISLNPFLDRDGILRVGGRLTNAKFAFEKKHPAILSSKSHLAELLVRNTHLRLMHAGPQHTLVTLRERFWIVGGRTLVKNVVRKCIPCFRYKPTQTQPIMAPLPEMRLKSRHPFEFVGVDYAGPMSIKNKSGRGYKVSKAYICLFVCCVTKAVHTELVSDLSTDAFLLALKRFVSRRGKPACIYSDNGTNFVGANNALKELGRFIINNETNLTNSFQADDITWKFIPPRSPHFGGLWESGIKCIKYHLRRVTKDLSFTFEQLYTILTEVEAILNSQPLSPLSDSSHDLHPLTPSHFLIGRSSNAAPEPNITHLPRNRLSMYQHLAQVKQHLWKRWNKEYVSELQTRTKWKFNYDSLKANTLVLLKEDNQPPMKWKLGRVEAIHLGADGVARVATIRTTDGHVKRSFAKICPLPLDDKE from the coding sequence ATGCACGGATTTTCGGATGCGTCCGAAGATGCATTCGGATCTTGTATATACCTGAGATCTATCGACGCGAATGGTGAAGTGTTTACAAGTCTTCTATGCGCAAAGTCCAAGGCCGCACCGTTAAAGACCGTTACGCTGCCGCGACTCGAGTTAATGGCAGCCGTAACCTTAGTCAGATTGTCGAATGAAGTCAAAAGGTCATTACGTATAAAAATTGATCAGTGCGTTTACTGGTCAGATTCAACGGTAGTTTTGGGATGGCTGAAGCATCCACCCAATCAATTGAAGCCCTTCGTTGCTAATCGTGTCGCCGAAATCCAAGACTTGTCGGCAGCTGATAGCTGGCGTCACGTACCGACTAAAAGCAATCCCGCAGACCTCGTATCGAGAGGTGTAAAACccagaaatttattgaataactCGCTGTGGTGGGAGGGGCCTCCATTTCTAAAAGAAAGAAAGGAGAGCTGGCCTGAATGTCTtaacaaaaacgaaaatttgCCCGATATTCGCAAACAAAAGGTTAATTTACTTATCTCGTgttcagaaaatgattttattaaacatttttcggACGTAAATAAACTCAAGCGAATCACCGCATATATAAGATGTTTCTATTTAAACTGTAAGGCCAAGGGAAATTCTGAACTAAGTAATAGTGGACCATTGGAAGTTTCTGAATTAGACGGTGCATTAAACTGTTTGACAAAATTATCGCAAGGCGAATTCTTTCATCGTGATATTAACAAATTGAACAAGAATAAACCTGCCGCTGACTGCAAAATTATTAGTCTTAATCCGTTTTTGGACCGCGATGGCATTTTACGAGTTGGCGGACGGTTAACCAATGCCAAATTTGCTTTTGAGAAAAAACACCCGGCAATTTTATCGTCTAAAAGTCATTTAGCCGAGTTACTAGTAAGGAACACGCATTTACGATTGATGCACGCTGGACCGCAGCACACGTTGGTTACGCTTCGTGAAAGGTTCTGGATTGTAGGCGGACGCACATTAGTTAAAAACGTTGTGCGAAAATGCATTCCATGTTTTAGGTATAAACCCACTCAAACTCAACCCATAATGGCGCCTTTACCAGAAATGCGTTTGAAATCGAGACATCCGTTTGAATTCGTCGGCGTTGATTATGCCGGACCTATgtcgatcaaaaataaatccgGAAGAGGATACAAGGTATCCAAAGCTTACATATGCCTCTTTGTTTGTTGCGTTACGAAAGCAGTACATACAGAGTTGGTGAGTGATCTTAGTACGGATGCTTTTCTGTTGGCTTTAAAACGATTTGTCTCCAGACGAGGCAAGCCCGCTTGTATTTACAGTGACAACGGCACAAACTTTGTAGGGGCCAACAATGCCCTAAAGGAACTGGGAaggtttattattaataacgaAACAAATTTAACAAACTCCTTTCAAGCTGATGACATAACTTGGAAGTTTATACCTCCGCGATCTCCTCACTTTGGAGGACTTTGGGAATCGGGAATTAAATGTATTAAGTATCATCTAAGACGTGTTACAAAAGATTTGTCATTCACTTTCGAACAGTTGtatactatattgaccgaagtGGAAGCAATTCTAAATTCTCAACCATTATCGCCCCTATCAGACTCTTCTCATGACCTTCATCCTTTAACACCATCACACTTCTTAATCGGTCGATCATCAAATGCTGCTCCTGAGCCTAACATAACCCACTTGCCGAGAAATCGGTTATCCATGTATCAGCATCTAGCCCAAGTTAAACAGCACCTTTGGAAAAGATGGAACAAGGAATATGTGAGCGAATTACAAACGCGAACCAAATGGAAATTTAACTACGACTCGCTCAAGGCAAACACATTAGTGCTACTAAAGGAGGACAACCAACCCCCAATGAAATGGAAACTAGGACGCGTGGAAGCCATTCATCTCGGCGCAGACGGCGTAGCAAGAGTAGCCACAATCCGTACCACTGACGGCCACGTAAAAAGATCTTTTGCCAAGATCTGCCCGTTGCCGCTTGACGACAAGGAGTAG
- the LOC130902918 gene encoding uncharacterized protein LOC130902918, producing MQIVERVEALKEVKFEFEDIQGNIEKLTEAADLDNQLELRHKFEDEYFKQITLAKRFLREHEIKSSPSDSTSSSENSPEIQTNEHLQSLNNVRLPTINLPKYSGVYQNWLEFRDTFYSLIHENKSVSNIQKFHYLRASLEGEAALVIKSLEISTANYEVAWNALLDRYDNNKLLIHNHVKSLFSGESVMKESASGLRKLIDDFSKNLRALSQLNQPVSEWDRLLVFLISTKLDNSTLREWENVKSDIENPTFKDIKDFLKSRADMLEMIAQNQTDKRRISSSNTRSFLVTDNQIRTPVCVLCEGNHYIHNCQQFLKLSIEEREGKAKALKLCTNCLKKGHYSKVCRRGTCIKCHGKHNTLLHRERRAWSASEQSNEVTEKRKIRQQISNNKIL from the coding sequence ATGCAAATTGTGGAAAGAGTCGAAGCTTTAAAGGAGGTTAAATTTGAGTTCGAAGATATACAgggtaatattgaaaaattaacggAAGCTGCGGATTTAGATAATCAATTAGAATTACGGCATAAATTCGAGgatgaatattttaaacaaataacgTTAGCAAAACGATTTTTGCGTGAACACGAAATTAAATCGAGTCCGAGTGATTCAACAAGTAGTTCGGAAAATAGTCCCGAAATTCAAACAAATGAGCATTTACAATCATTAAATAATGTTAGGTTACCAACAATAAATCTTCCAAAATACAGTGGCGTGTATCAGAACTGGCTAGAATTCAGAGACACTTTCTATTCGttaattcatgaaaataaatcagtcagtaatattcaaaagtttcaCTATCTCAGAGCATCACTAGAAGGAGAGGCGGCTCTCGTCATAAAATCACTAGAGATATCAACGGCAAACTATGAGGTAGCGTGGAATGCATTATTAGATCGGTATGATAATAACAAGTTGCTAATTCACAATCATGTCAAATCATTATTTAGCGGTGAATCGGTAATGAAGGAATCTGCTAGCGGGCTGAGAAAACTTATagatgatttttctaaaaatttgcgGGCACTGAGTCAATTGAATCAACCAGTATCGGAGTGGGATAGATTACttgtttttttgatttctaCAAAATTGGATAATAGCACTTTGCGCGAGTGGGAAAATGTTAAATCAGATATAGAAAACCCTACTTTTAAAGATATAAAGGATTTTTTAAAGTCAAGAGCCGATATGCTAGAAATGATAGCACAGAATCAAACAGACAAGCGTAGAATTTCCAGCTCCAATACTAGGTCATTTTTAGTAACAGATAATCAAATTCGTACTCCAGTTTGTGTTTTATGCGAAGGGAATCATTATATTCATAATTGTCAGCAGTTCCTTAAGCTTTCGATAGAAGAACGCGAAGGTAAAGCAAAAGCATTGAAATTATGCACTAACTGTCTGAAAAAGGGTCATTATAGTAAGGTATGCCGACGTGGCACATGTATTAAATGTCATGGGAAACACAATACATTATTGCACAGGGAACGTAGAGCATGGTCGGCATCAGAGCAATCTAATGAAGTAACGGAAAAACGCAAAATCCGACAACAGATCAGCAACAACAAAATTCTGTAG